From Zea mays cultivar B73 chromosome 3, Zm-B73-REFERENCE-NAM-5.0, whole genome shotgun sequence:
TAGAACTTTCTGCAGAATTACTGGAACACAGTAGGCTGGAGGAGCTTGCGATTGTTCTAAAGCCATTTGGGAAGGCCAAGGTGTCCCCTCGAGAAACAGCAATATGGTTGGCTAAAAGTTTCAAAGGCTTGATGAATGACGAAGCAAGCCGCAGTTCAACGTGAGTACGCGTAGCTTTTGTGCCACCCTTTTTACTTTGGTTGATTTCTGCTTGTGCTCTGAAGATGCTATGGTTGTCTTGTTCATATCTGGCTTCTTGGTATCGTGTGTCGGTGTTTCCATTTCGATAGTTATTCATTCTTTACAGCACATGTTGTAAATAGCCCAGATTTGTGAACAGAAAATAATACATGCCAGAAATGGTGTTAATTTACATGGTTGAAGTAACAGAGACtaatttgatcaattattgttttGCCTACGTGCTCCTCTGAAACTATCAGAATTCTACGAGAAAAGGTACAAAATTGTGTTGTTGCATTTGTTGTCAGTATACTTAGTTTCTCAACTACTCTTAGAACATCCCACACCACATATGAGCATCTTGATTAAAGTATGTGACTATTTAGTAAGCCGATTTAGCATCCGACACACACAAGTCCTTTTTGTTCAGGCAGAGTTGCATTTTTTGCAGTAATTATACTCCTTCATTTCCTATACTGAAACCGCAGAACCTACACCATATAAGCTTACAAATCCCCCCTTGTTATATGTGATGCTCACACTGTTGGGACTTGGGACGGCTTTGTTTTATAGCCTCTTTGTTTTGTAGCCTTACTAGCTGGTTgcagttggagctccatttgttcCCAAGCAGCTTCGCCACTTTCTATTTCAGCTGTGGCTGCCTGCGTCCCTGCGCTGCTACTGCTACCAAGCCCAAATGCTCCATCTCTTGGTGCTGAGTAATGTCATTAGTTATCATGGACACATTGGTCAGGAGTCACGACTCTTAGTCACTTCCACATAGGGTTCTTCCATTGTCAAACTCAAACCTCGTTTCCTGGCGCAGAACACCTTTGGAAGTTGGAACGGGAAAGTTCCATTTAGCTGCAATTTTCCCTTTTGCTAGGTCGTTGGGAATGGCAGAGGAACAACATAATATATTTAGAAAACGGCTTGATGAGTGTACAGGAGCCAATATCAGAGTGGAGAGAAAGGACTGGAGCTTAGCCAGCAATTGCACATTGTCGCATTTACAATGTGGTTTCCTAGTGCCAGTTTTCATGTTGCTGGACGTGGTCGTTTCCGTTTCTTTTTTGTCTGTAATATAGTTTCATTAGATCTCCGTATCCCTGGGCCTTGAGTCCCTGGCGTCTAGTGAAGACCGCTCTCTAGTGTGTTTTTTTTAGTGCAATACGTGCCATGGCCGATACGTTCTCGAACAAAGAATTTTTTCCCGAAAGAAAGCAGAGAGCAATGCTCAACTGCCTAACGGATGGCTTCTACGGGAGATCCGAAGATACCCTGGAACGTATCGTCCGTCTTGTCTTGAGATGCCGTCACAATTTCGCACACATGTACGTATCATCATCAGCCTTGTAGAACACCGGCCCTCTATATCATCACTCCGTTCCCTGGCGTCAACTCATCATAACGGCATCGACTGATCTTCAGTCATGAACCACCATCCACAGGAGGGGGTTGTCTATGGCTACACCGAGGTCACCTACTTGGCCAGCACCGGTCCTCCCCCGCCGTaccatcctcctcctcctcttcctcctccgccgccgccaccaccacgccGCCCGAGCCCGTTCCGCATCATCGTAAGAGTCTTCATCGGCGTGTGCGTCTTCATCGGGGTCCTCGCTCTCCTCATCTGGCTCATCTACCGGCCCCGGACGATCCAGGTGGCCGTGGCCACCGCGACGCTCGCCCGCTTCGACCTCAACACCACGTCGATCTTCACCCCGCCGGTGCTGTCCTACAACCTCACCGTGATGTTGTCCGTCTCGAACCCCAACAGGCGCGTGTCCGTCTATTACGACCAGCTCCAGGCGGCGGGGCTCTACCAGGAGGAGCGCTTCGGGCGCGCCGCGCTGCCCGTGTCGTTCCAGGGCACGAGGCGCGCCGACGCGGTGCCGGCCCTGCTCGTGGGCGACACGCCCATGGGGTTCGGGGACTCCGGCGTCGCCGCGTTCGGTGAGGACAGACGCGCCGGGGTGTTCCCCGTGGACCTTTGGGTGGAAGGGGTCGTGCGGTACAAGTTCGGTGAGCTGATGACCACCACGGCGAGCACGCTGACGATCAAGTGCCATCTGGCGCTGAAGCTCATGCAGGCGTCGGGTTGGGTCGAATGTACTGTGAGCGACTCATGATGGTGGGAAGAAccctctccttccctttggaattTAGATGGGCCGCCTAAGAGTCCATGTACTGCACTGTAGGCTGGCGCCGGAACAGCAGTTCCCAAGGCTTCTTTTAAAGAAAAAAACTAAAAATATTTTAAATTAGTAGTGCATCTAAATATTTTTTAGACAAATCTTCAACTAGTAACTAGCCCTTAATTAGCTAGATTTACACTCAAGCTAGATTTAGACTCAAAGGCCCAAACAGGAAAGAGCATGTTACGGGCCCAGATATGAATTGGAACGACTATTCCTCCCGCTGCGTTTGATAAAACGCAGACAACACAACACGCAGTGGCAGATTCAAAATGAGATCTAAGGAGGGGCTACTAGCTAAAATTTGTAGACAAAACTAAATGATCTAATTAATATGGATCAATTAAACTGGTATGAAATCTATAAATATAACACTCAACATACCATCAATAGGTTGTGTTAGAAACATCCTTTTGGTTCTTTATGAGAAATTTATCCCTATTATCTTTATAAACGTAAAAATTAATTTTATCAACTAACCTAACAAATAATTGAACAAACAAAAATAACTAAAGTCTAAAACTGAATCTAATGGCGAACAACAATATATGTTTAGCACGTGAATAGTGAGCATTATATGTGTTAAAGAAGTACTTAAGTCTGTATTCTAGTCGATAGACAAGTGACACAAGTGACGTTGATTGAAACAGGGCATAATTTACACAAGTGACGTTGATTGAAATGAGGCACAATTTACACCAGTGTCCGCTGTGTTGCCGCGCAAGCGCAACCGGGGCCCCGCAGTCCCGGATTCAAATCCACTCCTCACAACACGTTTACACACCTTAGAGTGAGTTTGGGAGCATCAATACCGGAGGGGATTTTAGCCCCTCAAATCCCCTTCGGGTTTTGGACTTCCAAACTAGCTCTCAAGATTTATATTACCAGTTTACCATGCACAAGATATATTCCTCTAGAGCAGAGGTACTAGTAGTACCTTTAGGACTAATTTAGGAGAAGTGAAAACAAATCCAGAAAGGAGAAACCCCTATAAATAACTAAATATCTTATTTAAAGGATACATTTTAGGATTACTATTAGGAATGAGAGAGATACGTGAGGGGATTTGGATTCCCAAACTGACCCTCTGGCTATCTCTAGCAAACCGTGTAAAAAGTCGTGCAAAGTTAGAGATGACAATGGGTAAATATCCACCGGGTGTTACTACCTCGTACCCATACTCGACACAAAAATAATCCTATCaggtcacccatatacactggtgAGTATGGAtttaccccatacccatacccatgtgggtatgggttACCTATCGGGTCACTCatacccacaaaaattaaacatctatcaaaatattatattaacaaatatcaagtatatccatataaataccattacaaaatttctagcgacccatcgggtcacccgtacccacaaaaattaaacatctgtcaaaatattatattatacaaatgtcaagtatatccatataaataccattacaaaatttctagcgTCATTTAatcatccattcaacacaccaaagataattggataaagtagtaacactaggatagtactacatagcacattacatgttccattacatggtcattaaattgttgTTAAGCCTTATATGACATTATGACCTAAAAgattgttaaatagtaaaaaagatggatgactaaagtccaagttcatacttaggctaagtttatattgggtattttatacccacacaTATGGGTGAAGGCGGAATGTTTTAATACCCGTTTATctattgggtgaagattttttgTCCAATAACAGACCCAatggtagaatatttagcccacatacataccctaatagagtaaatacccatcgggtatcgagtCGTGTAtatccattgccatctctatacaAAGTATTGTTTTACATTTTGTTTGTAAAGTGAAGTTTAAAGTAGAGAATGAGACAGAAAGTGTGATAGGGAGTGAATCTACGTGAGATACTACCAATTTACCAAGCAACCGGAACTTCGGTCCGGAGCTCTACTAGGCCACGGACGAATCTGCTGAAGGAGTTAAAGGAGATAATCAGGCGTCTCATGCGCGTAAGACCGACTCGAACGAGGCACCTTAAAAATTCTGTCCTATATTATACACTTCAACGATACATATTAAAAAAACATTCTTCCATCATATCGTCTATATACAAAGACTCActcttattttctctatttaatttTATACTTTAGGTAATACATTAAATAGAAGTAAAAAATATAAGTATGATAAATACCTACGCAAAACAAAACTAGAGTAAAATATAACTTTTTAATATAGATGTTTAAATTAAGAGCTAGATGTATAGAATATTATTGGAAGAAATCTTTTAAAAGGAGTCTATAGAGAAGAAAAGATAGAGAGGATGTGATCAGAGATAGTCTAATTAGACTCTCTCCTGCAATGTCATCTATATTTATACTTTATAGTCTCCTCTAAACATTTCATCTATATCTCATTTCTCCCTAATAGTGTATCTCATCATCTATACGTAAATACTTATATTAGGGACATATCTTAATTTTATTTTTTTGTACTTAAGTATTTGTCATAATTAAATGTGTTGTACTTATTTTAGTTTTTTTTATCTAAATCAAGTATTAAAATGGATTgatgagaggagaggagagaaaaACTCTATATAAAGAGTATGTAGCAACGTCGCGGAATTAAACTTTAGTTCCTTCTACTAAACTAATTGGTTCCATCTCCTAATTTTTGAGTTAGCTATGTTGCGgctaggggtggatatcgagtcAGCTCGACTCATTATGGCTCGTTACTGTAACgaaccagctcggctcggctcgttatactATCGAGCTAAACATCTGGCTCGACTCGACTAGTTAggaagctcgagccagctcgttaggctCGCGAGTGACACAACTAAATATAAAAATCTatgtacataaatatatatataatcaaaaaatcatattttaagtgTTTAACACTACAAACCCAAAacttttataatattattatcaTATCATCGTCTTAGTTTCTAACTTTTAATATTAAATTAAATAACCAAATATGTATTAACTTACAGATTTACAAACCCTTATTATAATGACAGCAACAAGCATCATTATAAAGCAATTCATCATCCATTCCACAAACATGTAACATTTTATTGCACAACACTAACATCATATGCTGCtagaaataaagttcacaaaaccaTAACCAATAATCAAATATTAAATATATAATGTAGGTATCTAGCCATGCAATAATGCAAATATTTAAGCACATGGTACATCCACACATGTCCACATCATAGATCATAACTACGAGAAAACAAGACTAAGATGAAATGACACCAACGACTAGACAAACTTGTATTGTGGCTTGGCTCGTTTGGCTCGCGAGCTAGCTCACGAGTTAACCCGAGCTGGCTCATTAGAGAACCAAGATAGAATGCTAGTTTGGCTCGCTACAAAATTAaaacgagtcgagtcgagcgagttatcgagctagagtatttcgtccagccctagTTACGGCATTCGGGACAGGTTTTTCGTTCAAAAACTTTCAAATCCAACACGCCGTACGCCGTACCGCGTACTAAAAATATAATGCGTAGAATACAAAAATTGTGTTCTGACTCCAGGCGAACTCCTCGCGACGAAATTTCGGGCAAAACACAGCCAGTATAAGAACTTCTGAACTTTCCGCGAAGCTGCCATCTCTGGCTCCTTCTCGTAGTTCCTTAACCCGATGTTTCCACACACAAAACAAGAATGTCGCGCAGTATATTCGAAGGCAACGATCCTGTCCTACCAACAGAAAAAAAAACACGCGTCTCGAACTCTGACTGAGGGGCTGTTCGGTTGATCAGGAATGATGACATGAAATTATTCATGTCCGGATTGTTTACCTATTTTATATAAGATTTCATGAGGTGGAATAAATCTAGGTCCAATCCTGGACAACCGAACAGGCCCTGATGAAACGCGGTTCCATTCCAATTCCAAGTCCCTCCCTCATTTCGCCGTGCTCCTCAATCCTCATCTCGACTGCTGCATATAAATACTACTGCACACATGACACATCGTATACCTGTCGCTAAAGTAAAGTACGTACGTGACCGGTGGCCAGCCAAATTGACCACGCACACACCTGTCTGTGCCTGCGACTGCGAAGAAGCAAAATGGCAGCCTACGAGAAGCAGCAGCGGCCGGAGACGCCGCTGAACGCCGCGTACTACGGCCAGCCGATCCCTCCGCCGCAGCCGCCCGCGTACTacccgccaccgccgccgccgccacccgtCCCACGCCGCGGCGGCCGCTCACGCTGCCTGCTCGGCTCCGTCGTGGCCCTCGTCGTCGCGCTCGGCGTCGCCACCCTGGTGCTCTGGCTCATCTTCCGCCCGGACAACCTCAGGGCCTACGCCGACTCCGCCGCGCTCTCCCGCTTCGACCTCGGCAGCGGCGGGGACCTCCTCCAGTACAACCTCACCGTGGACATCCGCGTGCGCAACCCCAACCGCTTCGGGATCCGCTACGACTACGCCGAGGCGCAGGCGTTCTACGACGGCGACCGCTTCGGGTTCGACCCGCTGCAGCCCTTCTACCTGGGCCGCAGGAGCGACGCCCGGGTCACGGCCACGTTCAGCGGCTCGGCGGCGATGGACGACGGCGGCGACGCGCTGCGCACGTACCGGAGGGAGAGCGGGGAGGGCTTCTACTACGTCACGGTGAAGGTGTACTCGGACCTTAGCTTCAGGGTTAGGGTCGTCCGCCGCCATGACTTCAAGAGCAAGATCACCTGCGTGCTGCGGCTGCCCGTGCCCGCTGCCGGCGGCAACGCCAACTCCACCACGGCGATGACGACGCTCGGGACGAGGTGCGACGTGGACTTCTGATCATCCTTGCCGCCGACTGTGCAAAGGGCGCTCTGTGCATGCATCCTTTCGCAGTTTGTATTATttggccggccgggccgggccggggatAACGTTATGGACAATGTCTATAATTGTTTGAACGGTACACTGTGAATGCTCATTATTTCCTTCTTTCATATGCATGCATATAATTGAATAAAGTGTTTGGTTTTTAGAGATTAATTTTTAATCCCTGCATTTAGTTATATTTTAGGTATTAAATTGCTAAATACCGAAAATAAAATTCTATTTGAATCGTGATTTTGTTGTGATTTGATTGGATGTGTCTTGTAAAGTTTAAACTGGTGGATTATATAGTGGCACGTGACAGCCAATCCATCCCTCCTCGTCTACTAAAAAACATGAAAAAAAATGGGATGGAAATATGGAATTGTCTCATTAGACCGCATCCCCTCGTCTCATGAACAATCACACCCTAAATTGGGCATTATTGTTCGAAACAAAATTATTTGTTAACTGTTTTTAAAGACTAAATCGTGTTTCAGTTTTCGACGTGTGTTTAAAGCCTTAAAGCTTTGCTGCAAGGATTCGTAATTTCGTAGCCTTAACGGTTTCCTTTCTACACAGTGCTTGTTCAAGATTTGGTACTCCCGAAAAGTGCACAGTTACGTCCACCCATAAAATCCCAATTCTTTTCGGACTTTACTTTTCAACGGGCAGACGCCGTACACAATTCACCTCCGCGTTCCGTTGGCCGCCTGCCTGCGCGGGTCAAGGACGCAACGGCAACGGCAACGGCCCGTAATGTCCCGGGAACGTGAGACCCTCAGAAACCACCACAACCTAGGCTACGGCCTGTGTGTCAGTGTGTGCTGTGTACATAGACGTTCCCTCCATCGATACATGCGTGCACTACTAGCTGATAATCGGAAGTTGCAGAAGGCCATGGCCAGTCACGAGCACAAGATCGACCAGCCCTACTACGGGCGCCCGCCCATCCCTCCCGAAGCACCGGCCGCCGGCGTCCGCCCGCTGGCGCGCCGGGACGCGTCGTACGCGCTCCTCTGCCACGCCTTCCGCGCGCTGACGCTGGCGCTCATCGCCGTCGGCGTCGTGGCGCTGGTGCTCTGGCTCGTCTACCAGCCCAGCAGCCTCAAGGCGTACGTCGACTCGGCGCAGCTCACCCGCTTCGACCTCGACAACAGCGGCACCCAGACCCACCAGCTGCGCTACAACCTCACCGTGGGCGTCAGCATCCGCAACCCGAACCGGAAGCAGGCCGTGCTGTATAGGCGCCTGGACGCCGTGGCGCTCTACGGCGGCGAGCGGCTCGGGTACGTGGACTTCCCGCGGGCGCGGCAGGAGCGCAGGAGCACGATGGAGGTGCGGCCCAGCTTCCGTGGACAGGCCGCCCtcgccggcgccggcgcggcggcggcgctgttCGGCAGGGAGAAGGGCGAGGGGTTCTTCAGCATCAACGTCAAGCTCCACACGAGGGTGCGGCTGAAGGTGGCCGTCGTGGACAGCGCCGAGTACAGGCCGGACGTGGACTGCTACGTGAGGGTTCCCGACCCGGGCAACGCCACGGCAGTGGCGCTGGGGTTCACGCCGACGCAGTGCCATGTCGACGACTTCTCGTGACACAGAGAGCGGAAACTGCGAGGAATAAGTTTGATGTTACGTGGACGAATTGATCTGTCATTTCCTGTTTTTATTTAAATCTAAAGCCAACTAATCGTAGCTAGGACGATTGTTCTATTATAAGATAACATATATAGATCCTGGTTgtccttaggccttgttcgtttacgtcggattgcatctggaatcgttccagctaatcaaagtctatataaattagagaagcaatctggTTAGAAATCGTTCCGACCCATTAATCCGGCACAAACGAAAAGGCCTTAATCCTTAAACTTTTCATGATTGTTTGTATTTTTCATGTATGTAATTATGGGGGGAAACGCAACTATTCATTGTTACGTGGCGCGCGTGCCCCTCGATAGCACAGCGTCCTTGGTGACTTTGTTAGTACTAACCCCTAAATTTAGCTAACTAGCTAGTCTCCAAAAAATGCTTAGTACTCCATCACTAATAGAACAAACCACCAATTGCGTCTACATTGAAATGGATAGGCTTTCTATACAATTTTGAATAGAAAGATATTTAATCACTTTCAACTCTCCTCAATCCATCACTAATAGAATAAGCCACCAATAGGTTGAAACGCACCCCAAACTCACCCAACCCATTGCAAATAAGTCGTTTTCTCTTACCCCACCCAACCCAATTATCCAACTAAATAACTCAGTCAAACCTGACCAAGCTTGTTCGTTGCGGCTTGCTGCGGCTTTAATTCGATTGCGACTACGACTTTTACAGTATTTTGTCTCTATGGATTACAGTTGCAGCAGTCCGAATAGCTATACATTCAGGTCTCTGAGTGGATACAATCATATAGGTAAATTAAAATGAAAGTCATGTGTGTGAAATATGTTGTTCTTTCTAAATATATGTGCTACTGTGCTTTCCGTTGTCAAAGTTGAATGGCTGTCGCCCTGTCGCACTAAATATTCTGACTTCTAGTCAACTTAACATGTATGATGCAAGTGCATGCATGTTATCCCTTCTTCTCTCAAACGAATCGCTGCGGATCCACGAAACATTCTGCTTTGAAATTATGCATGTAACATCGCGATTTTGAACGAATGGTAAATTTGCTCGACCAAAAACATATTGTGGCGTTTGTCTTTCACGTGCACATATTGCACGCTCTCCTAAAAGAAACAGTACAATTTGACCAGATGGTGGTGTCCCGTGCTCCCGTCCAAGGAAATCCCAATCGAcacatgtcggcgtttcgagacagggggtccctaagccgacgagtgagtgtgctgcgtgtcccagcccagatgggtcgagcgcgtgggcgagcgcgaaggggggagaggcgaggtggccggagccgagcgtgagagaggtggaagtcccgcggccttcgtgttcgtcccgcgcccaggtcgggtgcgcttgcagtaggggggttacaagcgtccacgcgggtgagggaagcgagcggccccaagagagcgcctgtcccgtcctcggtcccgcgcggccaaccttctctaagaaggccatggtcctcccttttatagtcgtaaggagaggatccaggtgtacaatggggggtgtagcagagtgctacgtgtctagcggagagagagctagcgccctaggtacatgccaatgtggcagccggagaggtcttggcaccttgctggcgtgatgtcgtggctgtcggaggtgcgacggagcctggcggagggacagctgttagagcggtcgagtccttgctgacgtcgccctgcttccgtaagagagctgggggccgccgtcgtcacagagcttgtggagtgccatcattgcccatccggcgaagctggccggatgggacgccggtcttgttctccgtaacccgagtcgattcggggtaggacgatgatggcgcttcctgttgacgtggcgggcctgtgccctaggcagggtgacgtgggggctcctccgaagccgaggttgagtctgtcttctgttgccgaggccgagcctgagccatggggtcgggcaaggcggaggtcgttcggctgaggccagggcggagtccgagccctggggtcgggcgaggcggagtttcgtcgtcttccgggtcttagcccgagtccgagccctggggtcgggcggagcggagttcgccgtcttccgggtcttagcccgagtccgagccctggggtcgggcggagcggagttcgccgtcttccgggtcttagcccgagtccgagccctggggtcgggcggagcggagttcgccgtcttccgggtcttagcccgagtccgagccctggggtcgggcggagcggagttcgccgtcttccgggtcttagcccgagtccgagccctggggtcgggcggagcggagttcgccgtggcgcctttggcaaggcctgactgcctgttagactcactctgtcgagtggcaccgcagtcggagtggcgcaggcggcgctgtccttctgtcagactggtcagtggagcggtggagtgacggcggtcacttcggctctgccgggggggcgcgtgtcaggataaaggtgtcaggccacctttgcgttaaatgctcctgcaacttggtcagtcggtgtggcgatttagtcagggttgcttctgagcgaagccaaggcctcgggcgagccggtgatgtgtccgccgtaaaaaggggggcctcgggcgagacggaagtctctcgaggtcggctgcccttggccgaggctaggctcgggtgaagcgtgatcgagtcactcgtgtggactgatccctgacttaatcgtacccatcaggcctttgcagctttacgctgatgggggttaccagctgagaattaggcgtcttgagggtacccctaattatggtccccggcagtagcccccgagcctcgaagggagtgttagcactcgcttggaggctttcgtcgcacttttttgcaaggggaccagcctttctcggttgcattttgttccggtgggtgcgcgcgagcgcacccgccgggtgtagcccccgaggcctcggaggagtggttacactcctttgaggtcttaataccttgcgtaatgctttggctggtctggtcgttccctcatgcgaactggccgtagcccgggtgcacggtcggggcccaagctctcgggctggtatgttgacgctgtcaacggtttggccggagccggtttttgcgagagcagcccccgagcctctgcatagggcgagaggacgatcagggacagactcgactttttacatacgcccctacgtcgcctttccgcaaggaggaggggggtgtgcgccatgttaccctcgatgggcaccgaacatggtgtctccggtgagctgcaagcgggtaatccgagtggacgtccgtgccccgttcgttgggggtcggctaggggcccagaggcacgcccaaaagtacctgcgggtgatttgccggacccggtcccctggcgacggggtccgagggctcgatgcctccctccgatgggattccgttacaagatcgttcccgctggtctcggaaatgtcctagggtacctcaggagcgcagcccgagcctcggttatgtatcgaacgtacccctggtcatccctcgctcggtgtctgaggcgactgtgaacccttcgggggccagccttcgaacccctgatcagtaatgggcgcggagcccgagtagcctgaggcggccatggaacccttcggggggctggccttcgaacccctgaccagtagtgggtgtcgggcccacgcgatctgaggcgactgttgaacccttcggagggccagtcttcgaacccctgatcagtagggggggctcggagcccggttccttcgtggagaaggatccttttcggggtatccccctttcccggtccctgttgcaagagatagagaaagaggaaaaaggaaaaggatacgaaatcgaacgacgtggcgtaccttttctgacgcggttattacggcgaaggtgaagcgtcgcgcgctcctcccgtcagaggcgccgcgtgtcccgacgcggagttaatgcgacggggcgagtgattggcggggcggccgttacgcgcgcgcaagccgttcgaggaacgggtcacggtgcaccgtcttcacgtcgtgggaggaggctctcttgctgtcccaggatgagacgtgagcctgactgacgacgtgactgctgcgcccgcccgcctgccaccgccattactgccggcccactttcggtcgctttgaccaacgcgccaggctggcgctgctgggtcgcctcgagtcgcggcataggcttcgcaaccgaagagg
This genomic window contains:
- the LOC103650969 gene encoding NDR1/HIN1-like protein 10, with product MAAYEKQQRPETPLNAAYYGQPIPPPQPPAYYPPPPPPPPVPRRGGRSRCLLGSVVALVVALGVATLVLWLIFRPDNLRAYADSAALSRFDLGSGGDLLQYNLTVDIRVRNPNRFGIRYDYAEAQAFYDGDRFGFDPLQPFYLGRRSDARVTATFSGSAAMDDGGDALRTYRRESGEGFYYVTVKVYSDLSFRVRVVRRHDFKSKITCVLRLPVPAAGGNANSTTAMTTLGTRCDVDF
- the LOC103650970 gene encoding NDR1/HIN1-like protein 10 — encoded protein: MSRERETLRNHHNLGYGLCVSVCCVHRRSLHRYMRALLADNRKLQKAMASHEHKIDQPYYGRPPIPPEAPAAGVRPLARRDASYALLCHAFRALTLALIAVGVVALVLWLVYQPSSLKAYVDSAQLTRFDLDNSGTQTHQLRYNLTVGVSIRNPNRKQAVLYRRLDAVALYGGERLGYVDFPRARQERRSTMEVRPSFRGQAALAGAGAAAALFGREKGEGFFSINVKLHTRVRLKVAVVDSAEYRPDVDCYVRVPDPGNATAVALGFTPTQCHVDDFS